Proteins encoded in a region of the Nicotiana tomentosiformis chromosome 9, ASM39032v3, whole genome shotgun sequence genome:
- the LOC138898715 gene encoding uncharacterized protein, with amino-acid sequence MIVTFNETTLYQDSDSKDLEDDTISEKIVREVENFENKTKSNLEETETVNLVDSEMVKETRISIHLSPSEKEEYTTSLKEYEDIFVSSYDDMTGLSTSIVAHKLPTNPTCPLVKQKLRKFKSDMSLKIKEEVTKKIKAKVLRVVEYPTWLANTVPVLKKDRKVRVCVDYRVLYRASTKDDFSFPNICILIDTNAKHELQYFVDCFTGYHQI; translated from the coding sequence atGATTGTGACATTTAATGAGACAACGTTATATCAGGATAGTGATTCAAAGGATCTGGAAGACGATACAATATCTGAGAAAatcgtcagagaagtggaaaactttgaaaacaagacAAAGTCTAACTTGGAGGAAACTGAGACTGTTAACTTAGTGGATTCCGAAATGGTCAAGGAAACACgcataagcattcacctatcaccgtcagagaaggaagagtacaccACATCCCTAAAAGAGTACGAAGATATCTTTGTATCGTCCTACGacgatatgactggtttgagcacatccatagtggctcacaagttaCCTACTAATCCCACGTGTCCGCTAGTAaaacagaagctcagaaagttcaagtcggatatgagtttgaagataaaagaggaggtcaccaagaaaatcaaagccaaggttcttagaGTTGTCGAATacccgacttggttggccaacacTGTGCCAGTACTGAAGAAAGAtaggaaagttagagtatgtgttgATTACCGAGTTCTATACAGAGCGAGTACCAAAGATGATTTCTCATTTCCCAATATATGCATACTGATTGACACCaatgccaagcatgaactccaatactttgtggattgcttcacaGGATACCATCAAATCTAG
- the LOC138898716 gene encoding uncharacterized protein: MAVKGQALADHLPENIIDGEYEPLKTSFPNEEVSFVGEDIAEAYDGWRIFFDVVVNFKGVGIRIVFISKLAITIRFPQNSGFHAPTIWKNMRLTSWDSGIHKQPAYCAHVEEEIDGNLWFRDIKRYMEKGEYPKTSTHTHKCTLRRLANYFFQSEGILYRRIPDMGLLRCVDAKKASKLLEEIHAGTCRPHMNRFTLVKKILRGGYFWMTIETYRIKYVQKCHQCQIHADMIRVPPNELNATSSPWPLCAWGMDVIGAIEPAALNRHSFILVAIDYFTKWVEATSYKAATKKVVAEFFRDRIVCRFGLPDSINTDNAVNLNSDLMKAMCKTFKIKHKNSTTYMSQMNGVIEAANKNIKKILWKIVDNYK, from the exons AtggcagtcaaagggcaagcattggcggaTCATCTGCCAGAAAATATcatagacggagaatacgaaccattgaaaacatCTTTTCCCAATGAGGAGGTATcgtttgtaggagaagatatcgcggAGGCATATGATGGTTGGCGAATTTTCTTTGACGTAGTCgtaaacttcaaaggagtgggtattagAATTGTCTTCATATCAAAACTGGCCATCACTATCCGGTttccgcaaaactcaggtttccatgcaccaacaatatggaagaatatgaggcttacatcttgggactcag gaattcataagcaacCGGCTTATTGTGCacatgttgaagaagagattgatGGAAATCTGTGGTTCCGCGATATCAAAAGGTACATGGAAAAAGGAGAATACCCAAAGACTTCTACTCATACTCATAAGTGCACACTCCGAAGATTAGCCAACTATTTCTTTCAAAGCGagggaattctgtatagaaggatACCAGACATGGGATTACTACGGTGTGTTGATGCCAAGaaagcatccaaattgctcgaggaaatacatgctgGAACCTGCAGACCGCATATGAATAGGTTCACCTTAGTTAAGAAGATACTAAGAGgggggtatttctggatgactatagAAACATACCGCATCAAGTATGTtcagaagtgtcaccaatgccagatacatgctgacatgatacgagtaccacccaatgaactcaatgcaacaagttcaccctggcctttatgcgcttggggtatggatgtcatcggcGCAATCGAACCCGCTGCTTTAAATAGGCATAGTTTCATTttggtggccatagactacttcacaaaatgggtagAAGCTACATCTTATAAAGCTGcaactaagaaggtcgtagcagaGTTTTTTCGGGACCGCATTGTTTGTCGGTTCGGATTACCAGATTCAATCAACACTGACAATGCCgtcaatctcaacagtgatctgatgaaagccatgtgtaaaaccttcaagatcaagcataagaactcCACAACATACATGTCGCAAATGAACGGAGTtatagaagccgccaacaagaacatcaagaagatactgTGGAAAATTGTTGACAATTACAAATAA